The following are from one region of the Polaribacter marinaquae genome:
- a CDS encoding amidase family protein: MSSQIKKIHQQLVSKEITCTAFVQAKLDLLKQNSHNTVNALLDDIALGLAKNVDDKIAKGEKIGLLEGIPFGIKDVYMLQGTYTTASSNLLKKYKSSYTATAIQKLLDAGAIPLVKENCDSFGHGSSSENTIFGAVKNAVNPDLVGGGSSGGSAVNVAKDYTVFSIGGDTGGSIRQPAGYNKVYGLKPTYGRISRYGLMAYASSTDCVGPIAKSIEDIKIILNEISGKDVKDQTTYTSELISDETKNDVKSVGYFKSFIETDAISKEIKDDFLATLDKIKSKGIEVKELDFFDADILVSTYYTLAMAETASNLSRLDGTNYGDRVEGENLKDTYSITRSEKFSEETKRRIVGGNQVLSQGFSDEIYLKAQNLRDQISARFSKDFEAVDIILSPVTPQDPPKIGDSLNNPLAMYLSDAYTVGFSLGELPTLTIPKGTNTGLQITADKKNDAEVLHFANFLNDIL; encoded by the coding sequence ATGAGTTCGCAAATAAAAAAAATACATCAGCAATTGGTGTCTAAAGAAATTACTTGTACAGCTTTTGTACAAGCAAAGTTAGATTTGTTAAAGCAGAATTCTCATAATACTGTAAATGCGCTATTAGATGATATTGCTTTAGGTTTAGCAAAAAATGTAGATGATAAGATTGCAAAAGGAGAAAAGATAGGTCTTTTAGAAGGAATTCCGTTTGGTATAAAAGATGTTTATATGTTGCAAGGAACCTATACAACGGCGAGTTCTAATTTGCTTAAAAAATACAAATCGTCTTACACAGCAACTGCAATTCAGAAATTGTTAGACGCAGGTGCAATACCTTTAGTTAAAGAAAATTGTGATTCTTTTGGGCATGGATCGTCATCAGAAAATACGATTTTCGGAGCAGTAAAAAACGCTGTAAATCCTGATTTAGTTGGTGGAGGTTCTAGCGGAGGTTCTGCAGTAAATGTTGCAAAAGATTATACAGTTTTTTCTATTGGAGGCGATACAGGTGGTTCTATTAGACAACCTGCCGGTTACAATAAAGTATATGGTTTAAAACCTACGTATGGCAGAATTTCTCGATACGGTTTAATGGCTTATGCGTCCTCTACAGATTGTGTTGGCCCGATTGCAAAATCAATAGAAGATATCAAAATTATTCTTAATGAAATTAGTGGTAAAGATGTAAAAGATCAAACTACTTATACATCAGAATTAATTTCTGATGAAACCAAAAATGATGTAAAATCTGTTGGTTATTTTAAGAGTTTTATTGAAACAGATGCAATCTCTAAAGAAATAAAAGATGATTTCTTAGCTACTTTAGATAAAATAAAATCGAAAGGAATTGAAGTTAAAGAATTAGATTTTTTTGATGCAGATATTTTAGTTTCTACATATTATACGCTTGCAATGGCAGAAACCGCATCTAATTTATCTAGATTAGATGGTACAAATTATGGAGATAGAGTAGAAGGAGAAAATTTAAAAGATACGTATTCGATTACCCGTTCAGAAAAATTTTCTGAAGAAACAAAAAGAAGAATTGTTGGTGGTAATCAAGTTTTATCACAAGGTTTTTCTGATGAAATTTACTTAAAAGCACAAAATTTAAGAGATCAAATTTCAGCAAGATTTAGCAAAGATTTCGAAGCTGTAGATATTATTTTATCGCCAGTAACACCTCAAGATCCGCCTAAAATTGGCGATAGTTTAAACAATCCTTTGGCAATGTATTTGTCTGATGCTTATACGGTTGGTTTTAGTTTAGGAGAATTGCCAACACTAACAATACCAAAAGGCACAAATACAGGTTTACAAATTACAGCAGATAAAAAAAATGATGCAGAAGTATTACATTTTGCGAACTTCTTAAACGATATTTTATAA
- the gatB/aspS gene encoding bifunctional amidotransferase subunit GatB/aspartate--tRNA ligase AspS, with translation MELAQLNDALKAHDLELIIGLETHVRLNTKTKLFCSCPNEETEIPNTNICSVCTGQMGVLPAINKEAITKAIYFGKAVNSTFSNEVISWDRKHYEYPDNPKNIQITQFHNPVIPNGQVSCFRNDGSEFTVDLTQVHIEEDAAKLMHEKKVSLVDFNKAGVPLIEIVTEPCIRNIEDASTYAQYIQRIVQNIGVSEANLEKGEFKSDVSVSLRKKGTTILNPRTEIKNLNSFKFMVEALKEEIEKQLNYFTENKTFRPDQTTVLWDADLKQTKTMRKKEFEADYRFISEPDLPFVSIKQVIESINVDISSLPFAVESILIKGGVLPQDAKFFTADSLRSKTFVSLNNAIKDPSFVAKTLVNNIAADEYENIHDVNDLIEIFKLFKEDKITSVLVQNGISSYLKDASFDYKTYFENNTISEDKIKAAVLTVISENEAIANDIKNGNKGKAGILVGKVIAIIGKGASGKVIREEILNAVSENSALSNSPLAVSEKLKAKSQQPTAKSEEELQKTPIIIKEEYRTHKISDLSEATISENVVLSGWVASVRDHGELMFIDLRDSSYQIFQVRLSRETFPNLDELVKLKPETVISVGGVVVKRNEDDYNAGLRTGKLELETATLEILNLSKTLPFEIKRAAKSNEKVRFEYKFLDHRNDEVRKAIVNRHKVIKLLRDILDEEEFLEIETPILTAGTDEGAREFIVPTRKQAGSFYTLPQAPQQFKQMLMVGGFEKYFQIARCFRDEDSRGDRQPEFTQLDIEMAYASMQQIIDLNTKMFNEVVRKIYGKKWILHPFEVITYKDAMDKYGCDRPDLRYGLQMQDITEIVKDTTFQVFSKPIEEGGIVKCIKVSAKEQGNKRMSKGQIENLTAIAQQNGLGGLAYIIVNENDLQSPIIKFLGEEIAAKIINTTKAKVGDIVFFSAADYATANKALDAVRQEMAKILRLINPKELRPAWVVDFPMFEKTDEGRWTFTHNPFSMPAIYDLEKHMNGEGEEIGTIIAQQYDLILNGYEIGGGSVRAHKSEILEATYKNMGYNKEEMMKSVGTMYKAFQYGAPPHGGIAWGVDRLMMILEKKASIREVMAFPKTGTSEDLLFNAPSILSDKKVEEMNVKIMR, from the coding sequence ATGGAACTAGCGCAATTAAATGATGCTTTAAAAGCACACGATTTAGAATTGATAATTGGTTTAGAAACACACGTTCGTTTAAACACAAAGACAAAATTATTTTGTTCTTGTCCTAATGAAGAAACAGAAATACCAAATACCAATATTTGCTCTGTTTGTACAGGTCAAATGGGTGTTTTACCAGCAATTAATAAAGAGGCTATTACAAAAGCGATTTATTTTGGTAAAGCTGTAAACTCTACATTTTCTAATGAAGTTATTTCTTGGGATAGAAAACATTATGAATATCCAGACAATCCTAAAAATATACAAATAACTCAATTTCATAATCCTGTTATACCAAATGGACAAGTTTCTTGTTTTAGAAACGATGGTTCAGAATTTACAGTAGATTTAACACAAGTGCATATCGAAGAAGATGCTGCAAAATTAATGCACGAAAAGAAAGTTTCTTTGGTAGATTTTAACAAAGCTGGTGTGCCGTTAATAGAAATTGTTACAGAACCTTGTATTAGAAATATAGAAGATGCCTCTACCTACGCGCAATATATTCAAAGAATTGTGCAGAATATAGGTGTTTCTGAAGCCAACTTAGAAAAAGGAGAGTTTAAATCTGATGTTTCTGTTTCGTTAAGAAAAAAAGGAACGACTATTTTAAATCCTAGAACCGAAATTAAAAACTTAAATTCTTTTAAGTTTATGGTAGAGGCTTTAAAAGAAGAAATTGAAAAACAACTTAATTATTTTACAGAGAATAAAACGTTTAGACCAGATCAAACCACGGTTTTATGGGATGCAGATTTAAAGCAAACCAAAACAATGCGTAAAAAGGAATTTGAAGCAGATTATCGTTTTATATCAGAACCAGATTTACCTTTTGTAAGTATTAAACAAGTAATAGAAAGTATAAATGTAGATATTAGTTCTTTACCTTTTGCTGTAGAATCTATTTTGATCAAAGGCGGAGTTTTACCGCAGGATGCTAAGTTTTTTACGGCAGATTCTTTGCGTTCTAAAACATTTGTATCTCTTAATAATGCTATTAAAGATCCTTCTTTTGTTGCTAAAACCTTAGTAAATAATATTGCTGCAGATGAATACGAAAACATTCATGATGTAAATGATTTAATAGAAATTTTTAAACTTTTTAAAGAAGATAAAATCACTTCTGTTTTAGTGCAAAATGGAATTTCATCTTATTTAAAAGATGCAAGTTTTGATTATAAAACCTATTTTGAAAACAATACAATTTCAGAAGATAAAATTAAAGCTGCTGTTTTAACAGTAATATCAGAAAACGAAGCAATTGCAAATGATATTAAAAACGGAAACAAAGGAAAAGCTGGAATTTTAGTTGGTAAAGTAATTGCAATTATTGGTAAAGGAGCTTCAGGAAAAGTAATTCGTGAAGAGATTCTTAACGCTGTTAGCGAAAATTCAGCCCTTAGCAATTCGCCTTTAGCAGTTAGCGAAAAGCTAAAGGCTAAAAGTCAACAGCCAACTGCTAAAAGCGAGGAAGAGTTGCAGAAAACTCCTATTATAATTAAAGAAGAATACAGAACACATAAAATATCAGATTTATCAGAAGCAACTATTTCAGAAAATGTAGTTTTATCTGGTTGGGTAGCAAGTGTTAGAGATCACGGTGAGTTAATGTTTATTGATTTACGTGATTCTAGTTATCAAATTTTTCAAGTTCGTTTAAGTAGAGAGACTTTTCCTAATTTAGATGAATTGGTAAAATTAAAACCAGAAACGGTAATTTCTGTTGGAGGTGTAGTTGTAAAAAGAAATGAAGATGATTATAATGCTGGTTTAAGAACCGGTAAGTTAGAGTTAGAAACTGCAACTTTAGAGATTTTAAACTTATCAAAAACATTACCTTTTGAAATTAAAAGAGCAGCAAAGAGTAATGAAAAAGTTCGTTTTGAATACAAGTTTTTAGATCATAGAAATGATGAAGTTCGTAAAGCAATAGTAAATAGACATAAAGTAATTAAGTTACTTAGAGATATTTTAGATGAAGAAGAATTCTTAGAAATTGAAACGCCAATTTTAACTGCGGGTACAGATGAAGGAGCTAGAGAATTTATTGTACCTACTAGAAAACAGGCGGGTTCATTTTATACATTGCCACAAGCACCACAACAATTTAAACAAATGTTAATGGTTGGTGGTTTTGAGAAATATTTTCAAATAGCACGTTGTTTTAGAGATGAAGATTCTCGTGGAGATAGACAACCAGAATTTACGCAATTAGATATAGAAATGGCATACGCAAGTATGCAGCAAATTATCGATTTAAATACTAAGATGTTTAATGAAGTTGTGAGAAAAATTTATGGTAAAAAATGGATTTTACATCCTTTTGAAGTAATAACTTACAAAGATGCGATGGATAAATATGGTTGTGATAGACCCGATTTGCGTTACGGTTTGCAAATGCAAGATATTACCGAAATTGTAAAAGACACAACTTTTCAGGTTTTTAGTAAGCCAATAGAAGAAGGCGGAATTGTAAAATGCATTAAAGTTTCTGCAAAAGAGCAAGGTAATAAACGTATGTCTAAAGGGCAAATTGAAAACTTAACTGCCATTGCACAACAAAATGGTTTAGGTGGTTTAGCGTATATTATTGTTAATGAAAACGATTTACAATCTCCAATAATTAAGTTTTTAGGAGAAGAAATAGCTGCAAAGATAATAAACACTACAAAGGCTAAAGTTGGTGATATTGTATTTTTCTCTGCAGCAGATTATGCCACAGCAAATAAAGCCTTAGACGCTGTTCGTCAAGAAATGGCAAAAATATTAAGATTGATTAATCCGAAGGAATTAAGACCAGCTTGGGTTGTAGATTTTCCGATGTTTGAAAAAACAGATGAAGGAAGATGGACATTTACACACAATCCTTTTTCGATGCCAGCAATTTATGATTTAGAAAAGCATATGAACGGAGAAGGTGAAGAAATAGGAACAATTATTGCCCAACAATACGATTTAATTTTAAATGGTTATGAAATTGGCGGAGGTTCTGTACGTGCACACAAATCTGAAATTTTAGAAGCAACTTATAAAAATATGGGTTACAATAAAGAAGAAATGATGAAAAGCGTTGGAACAATGTATAAAGCTTTTCAATATGGTGCACCACCACACGGTGGAATTGCATGGGGTGTTGATCGATTAATGATGATTTTAGAGAAAAAAGCTTCTATTAGGGAAGTGATGGCTTTTCCTAAAACTGGTACATCAGAAGATTTATTGTTTAATGCGCCATCAATTTTATCAGATAAAAAGGTAGAAGAAATGAATGTGAAAATTATGAGATAA
- a CDS encoding carboxypeptidase-like regulatory domain-containing protein has translation MKKIVALIFLFLSIHSFSQEIIRKNIKGKIIVEGNDLEGITIFNSSTKKGAVSNEIGEFDLLVGENDSIKVRALEYQDFDFTINSDILTSRKVTIFLLEEINKLDEIVVSTRKLTGNFQTDVEITNRFIEKKDVIYFGAKRNAELTTIKNVEVDKMHYPKQTLVDGLNIVNVVDQLLIPLFRSEVKNKKEAGIPEVPVKAIKYYLASNFLINNFNIPEHRVEEFVRFVEDDTFDFKLLNYGNEIELLEILNQKSKTFLKKI, from the coding sequence ATGAAAAAAATAGTAGCATTAATTTTTTTGTTTTTAAGCATACATTCATTTTCTCAAGAAATCATTCGTAAGAATATTAAAGGAAAGATTATTGTTGAAGGAAATGATTTAGAAGGAATAACGATTTTTAATTCTTCAACTAAGAAAGGTGCAGTTTCAAATGAAATAGGTGAATTTGATTTATTAGTTGGAGAAAACGATAGCATAAAAGTTAGAGCTCTAGAATATCAAGATTTCGATTTTACTATTAATTCAGATATTTTAACATCAAGAAAAGTTACTATTTTTTTGTTAGAAGAAATTAATAAATTGGATGAGATTGTAGTTTCTACTAGAAAATTAACCGGTAACTTTCAAACGGATGTAGAGATTACGAATAGGTTTATAGAGAAAAAAGATGTTATTTATTTTGGCGCGAAAAGAAATGCAGAATTAACTACAATAAAGAATGTTGAGGTAGATAAAATGCATTATCCTAAACAAACACTTGTAGATGGATTGAATATTGTAAACGTTGTAGATCAATTATTAATCCCTTTATTTAGATCAGAAGTAAAAAATAAAAAAGAAGCTGGTATACCAGAGGTTCCTGTAAAAGCTATAAAATATTATTTAGCCTCTAATTTTTTAATAAATAATTTTAACATTCCAGAACATAGGGTAGAAGAGTTTGTAAGGTTTGTAGAAGATGATACATTTGATTTTAAACTATTAAATTATGGAAATGAAATAGAATTACTAGAAATCTTAAACCAAAAAAGTAAAACATTCTTAAAAAAAATATAG
- a CDS encoding anthranilate synthase component I family protein has protein sequence MKKIQFKTTFKTKIADTITPVGLYLRFRDTYANTLLLESSDYHSKEESFSFIAIEPVVTIKAENHHLKFSHKGEELANQEIGRDFNAIFENYSKAIDLDCPAELKSFNGLYGYTTYDSVQYFENIDLSVKEAPSAIPLMQYSFYRFIIAINHFNDEMTLIENIEEGSESRIKEIQTIIDAQTFNTQSFEIVGDETSNVKGEEFIEYVKKAKSHCKRGDVFQLVLSRQFQQKFKGDEFNVYRALRSINPSPYLFYFDYGSFKLMGSSPEAQIKISAGKATINPIAGTFRRTGDMAKDIQLGKKLSADKKETAEHVMLVDLARNDLSKHADKVEVEVFKEVQYFSHVIHLVSTVSGQLKGNPIEIVGDTFPAGTLSGAPKYKAMQLIDTYENQSRGFYGGAVGIIGLDGSVNLAIAIRSFVSKNNVLYYQAGAGIVIHSDEEKELQEVNNKLAALKKALFLAENI, from the coding sequence ATGAAGAAAATACAATTTAAGACTACTTTTAAGACAAAAATTGCAGATACAATAACACCTGTAGGTTTGTATTTACGTTTTAGAGATACATACGCAAATACACTTTTATTAGAAAGTTCAGATTATCATAGTAAAGAAGAAAGTTTTTCTTTTATAGCTATAGAACCTGTTGTAACGATTAAAGCAGAGAATCATCATTTAAAATTTTCTCATAAAGGAGAAGAATTGGCTAACCAAGAAATTGGTAGAGATTTTAATGCGATTTTTGAGAATTATAGCAAAGCAATCGATTTAGATTGTCCGGCAGAATTAAAATCATTTAATGGTTTATATGGTTATACAACTTACGACTCTGTACAATATTTCGAAAACATAGATTTAAGTGTTAAAGAAGCGCCATCTGCAATACCATTAATGCAATATAGTTTTTACAGATTTATTATTGCAATCAATCATTTTAATGATGAAATGACATTGATTGAAAATATTGAAGAAGGTTCTGAGTCTAGAATAAAAGAAATTCAAACAATTATAGATGCACAAACTTTTAATACACAAAGTTTCGAAATTGTTGGAGACGAAACTTCGAATGTAAAAGGCGAAGAATTTATAGAGTATGTTAAAAAAGCAAAATCTCATTGTAAAAGAGGAGACGTTTTTCAATTAGTTTTATCACGTCAATTTCAACAAAAATTTAAAGGAGACGAGTTTAATGTGTATAGAGCTTTACGTTCTATCAATCCGTCGCCATATTTATTTTATTTTGATTATGGTTCTTTTAAATTGATGGGATCTTCACCAGAAGCGCAAATTAAAATTTCTGCGGGTAAAGCAACCATTAATCCAATAGCCGGTACGTTTAGAAGAACTGGCGACATGGCAAAAGATATTCAATTAGGTAAAAAATTATCTGCAGATAAAAAAGAAACTGCAGAGCACGTTATGTTGGTAGATTTGGCACGTAACGATTTAAGTAAGCATGCAGATAAAGTTGAAGTAGAGGTTTTTAAAGAAGTACAGTATTTTAGTCACGTTATTCATTTAGTTTCTACAGTTTCTGGACAATTAAAAGGAAACCCTATAGAAATTGTGGGCGATACTTTTCCGGCAGGAACTTTAAGTGGCGCACCAAAATACAAAGCAATGCAGTTAATAGACACTTATGAGAATCAATCTCGTGGATTTTATGGTGGTGCAGTTGGTATTATAGGTTTAGACGGTTCTGTAAATTTGGCAATTGCAATTCGTAGTTTTGTAAGTAAAAACAATGTGTTGTATTACCAAGCAGGTGCAGGAATCGTAATTCATTCAGATGAAGAAAAAGAGTTACAAGAAGTTAATAATAAATTAGCAGCGTTAAAGAAAGCGTTGTTTTTAGCAGAAAATATATAA
- a CDS encoding anthranilate synthase component II has translation MKILILDNYDSFTYNLVHMVEKITGNFPAVFRNDEISIADVANYDMIMLSPGPGIPDEAGILKEVIKTYAGVKPIFGVCLGLQAITEVFGGKIINLNDVFHGVATEMNVTDKNATIFKDVSETFLAARYHSWAATDEGFPEELKVTARDEDGLIQAIEHAVYPISAVQFHPESILTDVGEQLVTNFINANS, from the coding sequence ATGAAAATATTAATATTAGACAATTACGATTCGTTTACCTATAACTTGGTTCACATGGTAGAAAAAATTACAGGAAATTTTCCTGCAGTTTTTAGAAACGATGAAATAAGTATTGCAGATGTTGCAAATTATGATATGATTATGCTATCTCCAGGACCAGGAATTCCTGATGAAGCTGGTATTTTAAAAGAAGTAATTAAAACATATGCTGGTGTAAAACCAATTTTTGGAGTTTGTTTAGGTTTACAAGCAATAACCGAGGTTTTTGGCGGTAAAATTATCAACCTTAATGATGTTTTTCATGGCGTAGCAACAGAAATGAATGTAACAGATAAAAATGCGACTATTTTTAAAGATGTCTCAGAAACATTTTTAGCAGCACGTTATCATTCTTGGGCAGCAACAGATGAAGGTTTTCCAGAAGAATTAAAAGTAACTGCTAGAGATGAAGATGGCTTAATACAAGCAATTGAACATGCTGTATATCCTATTTCTGCTGTACAATTTCATCCAGAATCTATTTTAACAGATGTTGGCGAGCAGTTGGTTACTAATTTTATCAATGCAAATTCGTAA
- the trpD gene encoding anthranilate phosphoribosyltransferase: MKAILNKLYNHERLSKSEAKQILIDIASEKYNDAHLASFMTVFMMRPITVNELSGFRDALKELSIKVDFSDFNTIDIVGTGGDGKDTFNISTLTSFIVAGTGQKVAKHGNYSVSSQSGSSDMLESFGYNFTNDENVLKEHLEKANICFLHAPKFHPAMKAVGPTRKALKLKTFFNMLGPLVNPSSPKNHMLGTFNLEVARLYNYILQEENINYGIIHALDGYDEISLTSGFKLFTKNGEQLINPEDLGQKRIQQSEIFGGNSVADAAKIFKTILEGNGTESQNNVVLTNAAFALTIVDETKSFETAFEEAKQSLFGLKAKQTLEKLISI, from the coding sequence ATGAAAGCAATTTTAAACAAATTATACAATCACGAGAGATTGTCTAAATCTGAAGCCAAACAAATTCTGATAGATATTGCATCAGAAAAATATAATGATGCCCATTTGGCTTCATTCATGACGGTTTTTATGATGCGACCAATTACCGTAAACGAATTATCGGGTTTTAGAGATGCATTAAAAGAATTGTCTATTAAAGTAGATTTTTCTGACTTTAATACGATTGATATTGTTGGTACAGGCGGAGATGGAAAAGATACATTTAATATATCAACTTTAACATCATTTATAGTTGCAGGTACAGGACAAAAAGTAGCAAAACATGGTAATTATTCGGTTTCTTCTCAATCTGGTTCTTCAGATATGTTAGAAAGTTTTGGTTATAATTTTACAAATGATGAAAATGTTTTAAAAGAACATTTAGAAAAAGCAAATATATGTTTTTTACATGCACCTAAATTTCATCCAGCAATGAAAGCTGTTGGACCAACAAGAAAGGCGTTAAAATTAAAAACGTTTTTTAATATGTTAGGGCCTTTGGTAAATCCGAGTTCACCAAAAAACCACATGTTGGGTACATTTAATTTAGAAGTTGCACGTTTGTATAATTATATTTTACAAGAAGAAAATATCAATTACGGTATTATTCATGCACTAGATGGTTATGATGAAATATCATTAACTAGCGGATTTAAATTGTTTACTAAAAACGGAGAGCAATTAATTAATCCAGAAGATTTAGGTCAGAAAAGAATACAACAGTCAGAAATATTTGGAGGGAATTCTGTTGCAGATGCAGCAAAAATATTTAAAACTATTTTAGAGGGAAACGGAACTGAATCTCAAAACAACGTAGTTTTAACAAACGCAGCATTTGCTTTAACAATTGTTGATGAAACTAAATCATTTGAAACAGCTTTTGAAGAAGCCAAACAATCATTATTTGGTTTAAAAGCAAAACAAACATTAGAAAAATTAATTAGTATTTAG
- a CDS encoding four helix bundle protein, with protein sequence MKKDNIIQIKSYNFAIRIVKLYKHLSQEKKEFVLSKQLLRSGTSIGANIEEAIGGQSRKDFFAKLSIAYKEARESHYWIRLLKDTDFLTQQESESLLKDIEEILKIIGSIQKTIRNTNS encoded by the coding sequence ATGAAAAAGGACAATATAATTCAAATCAAAAGCTATAATTTCGCAATTAGAATTGTTAAACTATACAAACATTTATCTCAAGAAAAAAAAGAGTTTGTGTTGAGTAAACAGTTGTTACGATCAGGAACATCAATTGGCGCAAATATAGAAGAAGCAATTGGAGGCCAAAGCAGAAAAGACTTTTTTGCTAAACTATCAATAGCTTATAAAGAAGCAAGAGAGTCTCATTATTGGATTCGTTTATTAAAAGATACAGATTTTTTAACACAACAAGAATCAGAATCATTATTAAAGGATATTGAAGAAATTTTAAAAATAATCGGAAGTATTCAAAAAACAATTAGAAACACAAATTCATAA
- the trpC gene encoding indole-3-glycerol phosphate synthase TrpC: MTILDKIIAFKKKEIAKIKAEIPVKKLVESPNFGRTVFSLKKSLLEVGSTGIIAEYKRQSPSKGIINDKATIAEVTNGYLDANVAAQSILTDTSFFGGTMADLMEARVINQQKPILRKDFIVDGFQIVEAKAIGADVILLIASCLTATELKNYGNLATDLGLEVLYEVHTQEDLDKINDLDNKIIGINNRNLKTFEVDLDHSIKLSSQIPDTCLKVSESGISDPKIITGLKEFGFQGFLIGENFMKTENPGEACQEFISQIR, translated from the coding sequence ATGACAATTTTAGATAAAATAATCGCATTTAAAAAGAAGGAAATTGCTAAGATAAAAGCAGAAATTCCAGTAAAGAAATTAGTAGAAAGTCCTAATTTTGGTAGAACTGTTTTTTCATTAAAAAAATCGTTATTAGAAGTTGGTTCTACAGGTATTATTGCAGAGTACAAACGTCAATCTCCGTCAAAAGGAATTATAAACGATAAAGCCACAATTGCAGAGGTTACCAATGGGTATTTAGATGCAAATGTAGCAGCACAATCTATCTTAACAGACACTTCTTTTTTTGGTGGTACGATGGCAGATTTAATGGAGGCAAGAGTAATCAATCAGCAAAAACCTATTCTTAGAAAAGATTTTATTGTTGATGGTTTTCAAATTGTCGAGGCGAAAGCAATTGGTGCAGATGTAATTCTTTTAATAGCTTCTTGTTTAACTGCAACAGAACTAAAAAACTACGGAAATTTAGCAACAGATTTAGGATTGGAAGTTTTATATGAAGTACATACACAAGAAGATTTAGATAAAATTAACGATTTAGACAATAAAATTATAGGTATTAATAACAGAAATTTAAAGACGTTTGAAGTAGATTTAGATCACTCAATTAAACTTTCTAGCCAAATACCAGATACTTGTTTAAAAGTTTCTGAAAGCGGAATTTCTGATCCAAAAATTATTACAGGATTAAAAGAATTTGGTTTTCAAGGTTTTTTGATTGGAGAAAATTTCATGAAAACAGAAAATCCAGGAGAAGCTTGTCAAGAATTTATCAGTCAAATTAGATAG
- a CDS encoding phosphoribosylanthranilate isomerase, translated as MKLKVCGMKFTENIQQLADVNPDYMGFIFYEKSKRNFEGIIPEFSNSIKKTGVFVNEYIEIVISLVEEYRLDAVQLHGDESVDYITELKKQLAERRLLFIDENKQIKKKKNQHYISKNEVEIIKVFGIKDTFDFDVLKPYLDVVDFFLFDTKGKERGGNGTKFDWSVLEKYPFDKPFFLSGGIGLNDLEQVQIIAKSNLPIYGLDVNSKFEIEPGLKNINEVKSFKNKI; from the coding sequence ATGAAACTGAAAGTTTGTGGAATGAAGTTTACAGAAAATATTCAGCAATTGGCTGATGTAAATCCAGATTACATGGGTTTTATTTTCTATGAAAAATCAAAAAGAAATTTTGAAGGTATTATTCCCGAATTTTCTAATTCTATAAAAAAAACAGGTGTTTTTGTAAATGAATATATCGAGATTGTAATTTCTTTGGTAGAAGAATATCGATTAGATGCAGTTCAATTACATGGTGATGAATCCGTAGATTATATTACCGAATTAAAAAAACAATTAGCAGAAAGAAGGCTGTTGTTTATTGATGAAAATAAGCAGATTAAAAAGAAAAAAAATCAGCATTATATTTCAAAAAATGAAGTTGAAATTATAAAAGTTTTCGGAATTAAAGACACTTTTGATTTTGATGTTTTAAAACCATATTTAGACGTTGTAGATTTCTTTTTATTTGATACAAAAGGAAAAGAAAGAGGTGGTAATGGTACAAAATTTGATTGGTCTGTTTTAGAAAAATATCCTTTTGATAAGCCTTTCTTTTTAAGCGGTGGTATTGGTTTAAATGATTTAGAACAAGTACAAATAATAGCAAAGTCTAATTTACCTATTTATGGCTTAGATGTAAATAGTAAATTTGAAATAGAACCAGGATTAAAAAATATTAATGAAGTTAAAAGCTTCAAGAACAAAATATAA